A single window of Halobacillus naozhouensis DNA harbors:
- a CDS encoding electron transfer flavoprotein subunit beta/FixA family protein: MNLFVIMKRTFDTEEKIVIEKGRVADESAEFIINPYDEYAVEEAVQLKEQHGGEVTVVTIGDEEAEKELRTALAMGADKAVLMNTEEDLDDGDAYTTAKILAEFFKDKEVDLILAGNVAIDEGSGQVGPRLAAFLDIPAITTITNLEIDGTQALIERDVEGDIEKVEAALPVLVTAQQGLNEPRYPSLPGIMKAKKKPLDELELDDLDLEEEEVEAKTKTVDVFLPPEKQVGRVLEGELGAQVNELVSLLQKEAKVI; encoded by the coding sequence ATGAATCTATTTGTGATTATGAAGCGTACGTTTGATACCGAAGAAAAGATCGTCATTGAAAAGGGTAGAGTTGCCGATGAAAGTGCGGAATTTATCATTAATCCTTATGATGAATATGCCGTTGAGGAAGCCGTTCAATTAAAAGAGCAGCATGGGGGCGAAGTTACAGTCGTAACGATAGGTGACGAAGAGGCCGAGAAGGAGCTGCGCACGGCCTTAGCGATGGGAGCGGATAAAGCCGTTTTAATGAATACCGAGGAAGATTTGGACGATGGGGACGCCTATACGACAGCCAAGATTTTGGCGGAATTTTTCAAGGATAAAGAAGTAGATTTGATTTTAGCTGGAAACGTCGCGATAGATGAAGGTTCCGGTCAAGTTGGACCAAGGCTGGCTGCATTTCTCGACATTCCGGCTATTACGACGATTACCAATCTTGAAATCGATGGTACGCAAGCGTTAATTGAGCGGGATGTGGAGGGAGATATTGAAAAAGTAGAGGCTGCTCTTCCAGTGCTCGTGACCGCTCAGCAAGGACTCAATGAACCTCGTTATCCATCACTTCCAGGGATTATGAAGGCGAAAAAGAAGCCGCTTGATGAGCTCGAGCTTGATGACCTAGATCTTGAGGAAGAAGAAGTAGAAGCTAAAACGAAGACGGTAGACGTTTTCCTTCCTCCTGAAAAACAAGTTGGAAGAGTATTAGAAGGTGAACTTGGTGCACAAGTCAATGAATTGGTGTCTTTACTACAAAAGGAAGCAAAAGTCATTTAA
- a CDS encoding PaaI family thioesterase, whose protein sequence is MTITIDEVRESFEASPFFSHIGFEIIDFEAGNVLLKLPITEKLMNVNGTLHGGVHATMLDLILGMAIRSITKTRCSTINLNINYLAPSSTGNVVARGRILQQGYRTVTAEGEMYDQEGTMLAKGIGTFKLIR, encoded by the coding sequence TTGACGATAACCATTGACGAAGTGCGTGAAAGCTTTGAAGCCAGTCCCTTTTTCTCACACATAGGCTTTGAAATTATTGACTTTGAAGCAGGCAACGTACTACTTAAGCTTCCTATCACAGAAAAATTGATGAACGTGAATGGCACGCTGCACGGCGGGGTGCATGCAACGATGCTGGATTTGATACTAGGAATGGCTATCCGATCCATTACGAAAACCCGCTGCTCGACCATCAACCTTAACATCAATTACTTAGCACCGAGTTCAACCGGTAATGTGGTGGCACGAGGAAGGATTTTGCAGCAAGGGTATCGGACGGTAACCGCAGAAGGGGAAATGTATGATCAAGAAGGAACTATGCTGGCAAAAGGGATCGGCACGTTCAAATTAATTCGGTAG
- a CDS encoding MFS transporter, producing the protein MRWVVLVILFFGAIINFADKSIIGLAAVPIMEDLDLSYAEWGLVGSAYYWLYPVTGIIGAAYADKIGAKKVLGVIMLVWAVLQFGVLAVAALPLLVVYRILLGAFEGPYSPIAYSHADKWFPPKLRGFANSVIVSGGTVGAMIIAPLLVAMITMLGWKVAFACLGAASVVWAIAFQFLTKETPVKAYEKAKKKKKLEKIRLKDFGKLLVSKAALFTTLAYFSTYILVVWIAVWLPVYLIEVVGMSQGEMGIGVMIIGIASVAIYMSVSSLSDRLFKKNQNWRVSRVYIVGASMIVGALCLASIIIFPNPVWAVVAMCVAKGLTYAILPIGPTIMINELPERGGLMTSILTSSGNIAGILAPMVTGLIINLSGSNEILGYNLSVLFMAVLVFVFAVLFITLVKPTVRQQSDESVESQSAESL; encoded by the coding sequence ATGCGTTGGGTTGTTCTCGTTATCTTATTTTTTGGAGCGATCATAAACTTCGCGGATAAATCGATCATCGGTCTAGCCGCTGTACCCATTATGGAAGACTTGGATCTTTCCTATGCCGAATGGGGTCTGGTCGGAAGCGCCTATTATTGGCTGTATCCGGTTACCGGAATTATTGGTGCCGCCTACGCTGACAAAATTGGCGCCAAGAAAGTACTCGGAGTGATCATGCTAGTCTGGGCCGTGTTACAGTTTGGAGTTTTAGCTGTTGCCGCTTTACCGTTACTTGTGGTATATCGCATTCTGCTAGGGGCATTTGAAGGGCCATACAGCCCGATTGCCTATAGCCATGCGGATAAGTGGTTTCCGCCTAAACTCCGTGGCTTCGCTAACTCCGTAATCGTTTCCGGAGGGACGGTGGGGGCCATGATTATCGCCCCTCTCCTCGTTGCGATGATTACGATGCTGGGGTGGAAGGTAGCCTTCGCCTGCCTGGGTGCGGCAAGTGTTGTCTGGGCGATCGCTTTTCAATTTTTAACGAAAGAAACCCCCGTGAAAGCTTATGAGAAGGCTAAAAAGAAAAAGAAACTTGAGAAAATCAGACTTAAAGATTTTGGCAAATTACTCGTTTCAAAGGCCGCCTTATTTACGACTTTAGCTTACTTCTCAACATACATTCTGGTCGTATGGATTGCCGTCTGGCTCCCGGTGTATCTCATTGAAGTCGTAGGGATGTCACAGGGGGAAATGGGGATAGGCGTTATGATTATCGGTATCGCCTCGGTAGCCATTTATATGAGTGTTTCCTCGTTATCTGACCGGCTATTTAAGAAAAATCAAAACTGGCGTGTGTCGCGAGTCTATATCGTAGGGGCGTCTATGATCGTTGGTGCCTTATGTCTGGCGTCGATTATTATTTTTCCGAACCCGGTGTGGGCCGTCGTGGCTATGTGTGTGGCTAAAGGGTTAACATACGCCATCTTACCGATTGGTCCAACGATTATGATTAACGAACTGCCTGAGAGAGGCGGGTTAATGACCAGTATTTTAACCTCCTCAGGTAATATTGCCGGTATTCTGGCTCCGATGGTTACCGGGCTTATTATTAACTTATCAGGCTCGAATGAAATCCTCGGCTATAACCTTTCTGTGTTATTTATGGCCGTCCTTGTTTTCGTTTTTGCCGTGCTATTTATTACCTTAGTGAAACCGACGGTCCGCCAGCAAAGTGATGAATCGGTAGAATCTCAGTCGGCAGAAAGCCTGTAA
- a CDS encoding 3-hydroxyacyl-CoA dehydrogenase family protein, translating to MRNVSVIGLGTMGRGIAFACAAANLAVVVQDIEEQGLENCKQYIDQQFAKSVQKGKLTEEQAAQRKHEIKYTLSVEEAATHADLVIEAVLEVIDLKVEIFKQLDQYAPGHAILATNTSTMSPTEIAAQTSRPEQCIALHFFNPVPKMKLIEVICGLETAEDTIAKSFQFGAQIGKECVRINEFPGFAVSRMNCLIGNEAMNMVMEGVGSAEDIDKAMKLGLNHPMGPLELADLVGLDTRLRNMEYLHQTLGGKYRPCPILTKYVKAGRLGKKTGKGFYTYD from the coding sequence ATTCGGAATGTGAGTGTGATTGGATTGGGAACGATGGGCAGGGGCATCGCCTTTGCCTGTGCCGCGGCCAATCTCGCTGTTGTCGTTCAGGATATCGAAGAACAGGGTCTTGAAAATTGTAAACAATACATCGACCAGCAATTCGCTAAAAGTGTCCAAAAAGGAAAGCTTACAGAGGAACAGGCGGCGCAGCGAAAACATGAAATTAAGTATACCCTCAGCGTTGAAGAGGCCGCGACACATGCCGACTTAGTGATCGAAGCTGTCCTTGAAGTTATCGATCTCAAGGTTGAGATTTTTAAACAGCTGGACCAATATGCACCGGGACACGCGATTTTGGCAACGAATACATCGACGATGAGCCCTACGGAAATCGCAGCGCAAACTAGCCGTCCCGAACAATGTATTGCGCTCCATTTTTTTAACCCGGTCCCTAAAATGAAGTTAATCGAAGTGATCTGCGGGCTGGAAACTGCGGAAGATACGATTGCGAAGTCCTTTCAGTTTGGTGCACAAATTGGCAAGGAATGCGTGCGGATTAACGAGTTCCCGGGATTCGCTGTCAGTCGCATGAATTGCCTGATTGGGAATGAAGCGATGAACATGGTAATGGAAGGTGTCGGCTCAGCTGAAGATATCGATAAAGCGATGAAATTGGGTCTCAACCATCCGATGGGACCGCTGGAGCTGGCTGATTTAGTTGGATTAGATACAAGACTCCGGAATATGGAGTACTTGCATCAAACTTTAGGGGGAAAATACCGGCCGTGTCCGATTTTAACGAAATATGTAAAGGCAGGGCGTTTAGGCAAAAAAACAGGCAAGGGTTTTTATACTTATGATTGA
- a CDS encoding acyl-CoA dehydrogenase family protein gives MDFNLGEEIEFLKKNVRDFVQTEVEAVAMEIEKENHIPDRIIEMSKEMGLFGLSIPEEYGGLGIGMVGKCALYEEIGATHNGYTTLIGAHTGIGTVGIVELGNEEQKQKYLPKLASGESIGAFALTEPSAGSNATNLKTTAVKQGDHYILNGTKHYITNATEADVFTVMAVTDASKGAKGITSFIVEKDFPGFQVGAVEPKMGLHGSHSAEIILEDCEVPVENVLGEEGQGYVNALKILANGRAGLAARNLGSCQKLLDLSMEYVQEREQFGVPIIEHQAVAHMVSEMAVEIEALRSFTYRTAWMVDEGKKVIKEAAMLKLYGSEVYNRVADKAVQVHGGIGYISDFPIERFFRDARITRIYEGTSEIQKNIISGQLKKEYS, from the coding sequence TTGGACTTTAACTTAGGAGAAGAGATTGAGTTTTTAAAGAAGAATGTCCGAGATTTCGTCCAAACAGAAGTGGAAGCTGTAGCAATGGAGATTGAAAAAGAGAACCACATTCCTGATCGAATTATCGAAATGTCTAAGGAAATGGGCTTGTTTGGCCTCAGCATCCCGGAAGAGTACGGCGGATTAGGGATTGGAATGGTCGGAAAATGTGCGCTTTATGAGGAAATCGGCGCCACCCATAATGGCTACACGACTTTGATCGGTGCGCATACGGGCATCGGAACCGTTGGGATTGTCGAACTTGGCAATGAAGAACAAAAGCAAAAATACTTGCCCAAATTAGCGAGCGGTGAATCGATTGGTGCATTTGCCCTTACTGAGCCAAGTGCTGGCTCGAATGCAACGAACTTAAAAACGACCGCGGTTAAACAGGGAGATCACTATATTCTAAACGGGACAAAGCATTATATTACCAACGCCACAGAAGCTGATGTGTTCACGGTTATGGCAGTAACAGACGCCAGTAAAGGAGCGAAGGGGATCACCTCTTTTATCGTCGAAAAAGATTTCCCTGGCTTTCAAGTTGGCGCAGTCGAGCCGAAGATGGGGCTGCATGGCTCCCATTCAGCTGAAATCATTTTAGAAGATTGCGAGGTCCCTGTTGAAAACGTACTAGGCGAAGAAGGGCAAGGTTACGTGAACGCACTTAAAATTTTGGCCAATGGCCGTGCCGGACTGGCCGCAAGGAATTTGGGATCATGTCAAAAGCTGCTGGATTTATCGATGGAATATGTACAGGAACGCGAACAGTTTGGCGTCCCGATTATCGAGCATCAGGCAGTGGCCCACATGGTATCCGAGATGGCTGTTGAGATCGAAGCGCTCCGGTCATTTACGTATCGGACCGCTTGGATGGTGGATGAAGGAAAGAAAGTCATTAAAGAAGCGGCGATGCTGAAACTATATGGATCAGAAGTTTATAACCGTGTAGCCGATAAAGCCGTGCAAGTCCACGGAGGAATCGGCTACATTTCCGATTTTCCAATCGAACGTTTTTTCCGCGATGCCCGGATTACAAGAATCTATGAAGGAACATCGGAAATTCAAAAGAATATCATCTCTGGCCAGTTGAAAAAGGAATATAGCTAA
- a CDS encoding electron transfer flavoprotein subunit alpha/FixB family protein → MSKKVLVLGEISDGSLRNVSFETIAAAKTIAGDGEIVAVLVGEAVESLAKEMIHYGADRVVTVEHENLENYTSDGYTQALTPVIDTEQPEGLVFAHTALGKDLAPRLASKLDTGLVSDVTEIDQQGDDVVFTRPIYSGKAFEKKVITDGVTFATIRPNNIDPLEKDETRSGEVASIDVEIADLRTTIKELIRNTTDGVDLSEAKVIIAGGRGVKSEEGFAQLHELADVLGGAVGASRGACDAGYCDYALQIGQTGKVVTPDLYVACGISGAIQHLAGMSNSKTIVAINKDPEANIFNVADYGIVGDLFDVVPLLTEELKALKVGV, encoded by the coding sequence ATGAGTAAAAAAGTGCTGGTACTAGGAGAAATTAGTGATGGAAGCCTGCGGAATGTATCGTTCGAAACAATTGCTGCAGCTAAAACGATTGCCGGAGATGGTGAAATTGTAGCGGTATTAGTCGGGGAAGCGGTGGAGTCTCTCGCGAAGGAAATGATCCATTATGGAGCAGATCGCGTGGTGACTGTCGAGCATGAGAACCTTGAAAACTATACTTCTGACGGCTATACACAGGCCTTAACCCCTGTCATCGATACAGAGCAGCCAGAAGGGCTTGTTTTTGCCCATACGGCTTTAGGAAAAGATCTTGCGCCAAGACTGGCGAGCAAGCTGGATACAGGACTTGTGTCTGATGTGACAGAAATTGACCAACAAGGCGATGACGTTGTTTTTACAAGACCGATCTATTCCGGGAAAGCTTTTGAAAAGAAAGTCATTACAGATGGAGTGACCTTTGCCACGATTCGGCCAAATAACATTGATCCGCTTGAAAAGGATGAAACAAGGTCGGGCGAAGTGGCCTCGATCGATGTGGAGATTGCAGACTTGCGAACGACGATTAAAGAACTGATCCGCAATACAACAGATGGAGTAGATTTATCTGAAGCCAAAGTGATTATTGCAGGCGGCCGCGGCGTGAAAAGTGAAGAAGGCTTTGCCCAGCTTCACGAGCTTGCCGACGTATTAGGCGGAGCTGTCGGGGCTTCCCGAGGCGCTTGTGATGCCGGCTATTGTGACTACGCCTTGCAAATTGGTCAAACCGGGAAGGTGGTCACACCGGATCTTTACGTTGCCTGCGGGATTTCGGGTGCGATTCAACACTTAGCAGGGATGTCGAATTCGAAGACGATTGTAGCGATTAACAAAGACCCTGAAGCCAATATCTTTAACGTAGCGGATTATGGAATCGTCGGTGACTTGTTTGATGTGGTTCCACTGTTGACGGAAGAGTTAAAAGCATTGAAAGTCGGTGTGTAA
- a CDS encoding long-chain-fatty-acid--CoA ligase: protein MQGITSRPWKKYHAGQPDQSQFPQVSLYEMLTESAKKYGDQTAVTWNERKITYRELKQRTDKLAGSWHNMNFEKGERIGLMVGNHPDYIVSYYAAHALGLIVVQLNPSYTPRELMQILTDADVSYIVADARSVDKIKEIDKIFSFKAMMVSEIDSVPPDGFLKLADIIQSGTKLDSSVPIDLKEEVAVIQYTGGTTGKVKGAMLTQYNLTTNVYQSYLMYKQRAEPGKEVILAATPLYHVYAMTSAMNLGIYMGANILLIPKFDVDQVMDLIKKYQPTFFPGVPKMYISFVNYPEAEAYGLDCFKVCSSGSAPLPVEVLKRFESVSGVKILEGFGMSETSPTTHRTQLSGDIKVGSIGIPVPETDCCIVDEDHQVLGTNSVGELLVKGPQIMKGYWNNPAETRHALQDGWLFTGDLAMMDEDGYFYIVGRKKEMIINGGFNIYPQEIESVLYEHPDVKESAVVGIPDREKGEIVKAYLVAKDGHTIDLEEIKGHCYRNLTRYKVPKQFEVMEELPRNTVGKLLKRTLVQEEKRKLAEEESNHA from the coding sequence ATGCAAGGAATTACAAGTCGTCCCTGGAAAAAGTATCATGCAGGACAACCAGATCAATCACAGTTTCCGCAAGTCTCTCTTTACGAGATGTTAACGGAGTCTGCCAAGAAATATGGTGATCAGACGGCCGTTACCTGGAATGAGCGGAAAATCACATACCGTGAATTGAAGCAGCGAACGGATAAGCTTGCCGGCAGCTGGCACAACATGAATTTTGAAAAAGGTGAACGGATTGGGTTAATGGTCGGGAACCACCCTGATTACATCGTTTCCTACTATGCTGCCCATGCGTTAGGGTTAATCGTCGTTCAGCTGAATCCTTCCTATACTCCAAGAGAATTGATGCAAATTTTAACGGATGCAGATGTTTCCTATATTGTAGCGGATGCTCGATCGGTGGATAAAATTAAGGAAATTGACAAGATTTTTTCTTTTAAAGCGATGATGGTGTCGGAAATCGATAGTGTTCCACCTGATGGCTTTCTGAAACTTGCGGATATCATCCAGTCTGGTACTAAGCTGGACTCTTCCGTCCCGATCGATCTGAAAGAGGAGGTTGCGGTGATTCAGTATACTGGTGGAACGACGGGTAAAGTGAAAGGCGCGATGCTGACACAGTATAATTTAACGACAAATGTGTATCAGAGTTATCTTATGTACAAACAACGAGCTGAGCCGGGCAAGGAAGTCATTCTAGCAGCTACTCCGCTGTACCATGTCTACGCGATGACAAGCGCTATGAATCTAGGAATCTATATGGGCGCGAACATTTTATTAATTCCGAAATTTGATGTCGATCAAGTGATGGATCTCATTAAAAAATATCAGCCAACGTTTTTTCCGGGCGTCCCGAAAATGTATATCTCGTTTGTGAATTACCCAGAAGCCGAAGCATATGGACTCGATTGTTTTAAAGTGTGTTCGTCAGGCTCAGCCCCATTGCCGGTTGAAGTACTGAAAAGATTTGAATCGGTTTCTGGTGTGAAGATTTTAGAAGGATTTGGCATGTCGGAAACCTCCCCCACCACTCATCGAACGCAGCTTAGTGGGGACATCAAGGTCGGCAGTATTGGCATCCCTGTGCCCGAAACCGATTGCTGTATTGTTGACGAGGATCATCAAGTGCTCGGCACGAATTCAGTCGGGGAACTGCTCGTGAAAGGTCCGCAAATCATGAAAGGATACTGGAATAATCCAGCCGAAACACGTCATGCCTTGCAAGACGGATGGCTGTTTACAGGGGACCTCGCCATGATGGATGAAGATGGATATTTCTATATCGTCGGCCGAAAAAAAGAAATGATTATTAACGGTGGCTTTAATATTTACCCGCAAGAAATTGAAAGCGTTTTATACGAACACCCGGATGTGAAGGAATCAGCTGTCGTCGGGATTCCGGATCGGGAAAAAGGTGAAATCGTTAAAGCCTATCTCGTCGCTAAAGATGGCCACACGATTGATCTCGAGGAAATAAAAGGGCATTGTTATCGCAACTTAACGCGCTACAAAGTTCCAAAGCAATTTGAAGTGATGGAGGAGTTGCCGAGAAATACAGTCGGAAAGCTTCTGAAACGCACGCTCGTTCAAGAAGAAAAGCGGAAATTGGCAGAGGAGGAATCTAACCATGCATGA
- a CDS encoding enoyl-CoA hydratase/isomerase family protein — translation MTFQQIELTTKNQLAYITINRPDVRNALNKETLDEMVEALESLSEDPEVGAVIFTGKGEKSFAAGADISQLTEKTAADALASKGMQYVYDMIESYDKPTIAMINGYALGGGCELAMACDIRVASTQAKLGLPELNLSIIPGAGGTQRLARLVGKGKALEMILTGKLIDAREAVQFGLVAEAVEPDELPAKVEEVAGKILAKGPLAVKLAKLSVHMGTETDMKTGLMLEKLSQAILFNSEDKNEGTRAFLEKRKAEFLGK, via the coding sequence ATGACATTTCAACAGATTGAATTAACAACAAAAAATCAGCTTGCCTACATTACCATTAATCGTCCAGATGTGCGTAACGCTTTGAACAAAGAAACTTTAGATGAAATGGTTGAAGCATTGGAGTCGCTCTCCGAAGACCCGGAAGTCGGAGCAGTTATTTTTACTGGAAAAGGAGAAAAATCCTTCGCAGCAGGGGCAGATATCAGCCAATTGACGGAAAAAACAGCGGCGGACGCTCTGGCTTCTAAAGGGATGCAATACGTGTATGATATGATCGAAAGCTATGATAAGCCAACAATTGCGATGATTAACGGTTATGCCCTGGGCGGAGGATGTGAATTAGCAATGGCTTGCGATATTCGGGTCGCCTCTACCCAGGCAAAATTAGGGCTGCCTGAACTGAATCTATCGATTATACCAGGAGCAGGTGGTACGCAGCGGCTTGCCAGACTTGTAGGCAAAGGGAAAGCCCTTGAAATGATTTTGACAGGAAAGCTTATAGATGCGCGGGAGGCGGTTCAGTTTGGCTTAGTGGCAGAGGCAGTAGAACCTGATGAGCTACCGGCTAAAGTAGAAGAAGTTGCCGGGAAGATTTTAGCGAAGGGGCCTTTAGCTGTGAAACTAGCGAAACTCTCCGTGCACATGGGAACAGAAACCGATATGAAGACAGGGTTAATGCTCGAAAAGCTGTCGCAGGCGATTCTATTTAACTCTGAAGATAAAAATGAAGGTACGCGGGCTTTTCTTGAGAAGCGGAAAGCTGAATTTCTAGGGAAATAA
- a CDS encoding 3-hydroxyacyl-CoA dehydrogenase family protein: MHDIKEVAVIGAGAMGSQIAMVCALHGYSVILNDISEDSLAKAKESLQGHMNRRIQKGKLTDQQVEEAFGRLTFEVNLASVKDVDLVIEAVVEKLDIKRELFSTLDDITSDHTILATNSSTIVSSKIADATTKPDKVCNVHFFNPPLVMELVEVVQGPHTSEETAQTAYAFVEQIGKVPVLLKKEISGFIANRILGKLMDEAVFLLENGYATHEEIDTVCTKALNHPIGPFALMDLTGIDVNYFVRMQRYQESGDEADQPAKLIQEKVEKGELGRKTGKGFYQYS; the protein is encoded by the coding sequence ATGCATGATATCAAAGAAGTTGCTGTAATTGGTGCCGGGGCAATGGGATCGCAAATCGCTATGGTTTGTGCGCTTCACGGATACAGTGTCATTCTAAACGATATTTCCGAGGACAGCCTGGCCAAAGCTAAGGAATCGCTGCAGGGGCATATGAACCGTCGGATTCAGAAAGGAAAGCTGACCGATCAGCAGGTTGAAGAAGCGTTTGGCCGCTTAACCTTTGAGGTGAATCTGGCATCTGTAAAGGACGTGGACCTCGTGATCGAAGCAGTGGTCGAGAAACTTGATATTAAAAGAGAGTTGTTCTCAACCCTTGACGACATTACTTCAGATCACACGATTCTGGCAACGAACAGCTCGACGATTGTTAGTTCGAAAATCGCCGATGCCACTACTAAGCCGGATAAAGTCTGCAATGTCCACTTTTTCAATCCGCCACTAGTGATGGAGCTGGTCGAAGTGGTTCAGGGACCACACACGTCTGAGGAAACAGCCCAGACGGCTTATGCTTTTGTCGAGCAAATAGGTAAAGTTCCTGTGCTGCTCAAGAAGGAGATTTCCGGATTTATCGCCAATCGGATTCTTGGGAAATTAATGGACGAAGCGGTCTTTTTGTTAGAAAACGGCTACGCCACACATGAAGAGATCGATACGGTGTGTACGAAAGCGTTGAACCATCCGATCGGTCCGTTTGCGCTTATGGATCTAACAGGAATTGACGTGAACTATTTTGTAAGGATGCAGCGTTATCAGGAGTCAGGTGACGAAGCAGACCAGCCTGCCAAGCTCATTCAGGAAAAAGTGGAAAAAGGTGAGCTGGGACGGAAAACAGGAAAAGGATTCTATCAATATAGCTGA
- a CDS encoding thiolase family protein, producing the protein MRDDIVIVSAARTPIGRYGGSLKTLSSGHLAAIAIEESIKRAGISPEQVDEAIMGEVRQTTESSNVARVAALRAGIPESATAYTINRLCASGMQAVASGVQQITFDLADIVVAGGVESMSRSPIYLRNSRFGGDQTKLVDSNLEAGQQPQEIYGKNLGMGMTAENVAEKYEVSREDQDAFAIESQQRASQAIAEGRFKEEIVPVEVQEKKKSFLVDTDEHPRPQTTLEKLSGLRPAFKENGTVTAGNACGRNDGATALVIMKESKAKALGLSPLARVVDWATAGVSPEIMGVGPVPAVKKLLEKTAKQVEEIGIVELNEAFASQSLAVIRELALDPDKVNVNGGAIALGHPVGASGARILTTLLHEMKRREESLGIATLCAGGGQGMAMMVELV; encoded by the coding sequence ATGAGAGACGATATTGTGATTGTCAGTGCAGCCCGAACACCGATTGGCCGCTATGGTGGTTCACTAAAAACGTTATCTTCCGGCCACTTAGCCGCTATTGCCATAGAAGAATCTATTAAGCGAGCAGGTATCTCTCCTGAACAAGTTGATGAAGCGATCATGGGTGAGGTACGGCAGACGACGGAGTCCTCTAACGTGGCACGAGTAGCCGCATTACGTGCCGGTATACCGGAATCCGCCACCGCCTATACAATCAACCGATTGTGTGCATCAGGCATGCAAGCTGTAGCTTCGGGTGTTCAGCAAATCACTTTTGATCTGGCGGATATTGTAGTTGCCGGCGGCGTGGAAAGCATGAGCCGCTCGCCTATCTATCTAAGAAACTCACGATTTGGCGGAGATCAGACGAAGCTAGTTGATTCAAATCTGGAAGCAGGACAGCAGCCGCAGGAAATCTACGGCAAGAATCTGGGAATGGGCATGACCGCTGAAAATGTTGCGGAGAAATATGAGGTTTCAAGAGAGGATCAGGACGCATTTGCCATCGAAAGTCAGCAGCGTGCTTCACAAGCGATAGCTGAAGGTAGGTTTAAAGAGGAGATTGTCCCCGTAGAGGTACAGGAAAAAAAGAAATCCTTTTTAGTCGATACAGATGAGCATCCACGTCCGCAAACTACTCTGGAAAAATTGTCAGGGTTGCGACCAGCTTTTAAAGAAAACGGAACGGTAACAGCCGGGAATGCGTGCGGCAGAAACGACGGAGCCACTGCGTTAGTCATTATGAAGGAATCGAAAGCCAAAGCATTGGGATTGAGTCCGCTGGCAAGGGTGGTCGACTGGGCGACGGCTGGTGTGTCACCGGAAATTATGGGAGTCGGCCCTGTTCCTGCCGTGAAGAAGCTCTTGGAAAAAACAGCTAAGCAAGTCGAGGAAATTGGGATCGTTGAGTTGAATGAAGCGTTTGCCTCTCAATCACTGGCCGTCATCAGGGAACTCGCCTTAGATCCAGACAAGGTTAACGTAAATGGAGGGGCGATCGCGCTCGGTCATCCCGTTGGCGCAAGTGGGGCGAGAATTCTTACGACCCTTTTACATGAGATGAAAAGGAGAGAGGAATCACTTGGGATCGCCACTTTATGTGCGGGCGGAGGTCAAGGTATGGCGATGATGGTTGAACTGGTTTAA